The genomic segment CCCAGATAAGAGACATACCGGGGATGATGACCCACCAGACAACCAAAGAGCCTGCACAGATAATCGAAGCATATTTAAGTCCCACGATGTATCCCAGACCCATTACGGCCGCACCTGTATTTACCTTGAAAACCAGTTTGGCTTTATCTGCCAACATCTGACCGAAACCGCAGACACGGGTGGTAAAATTCTCATTCCACCAGCCGAAAGTCGCTACGATAAAGTCATACAGTCCACCTACGATACCGGCTATAAGTAAAGGTTTTGCCTGACTACCCCCTTTTTCGCCGGAGACCAGCACTTGTGTGGTTGCTGTTGCTTCGGGAAAGGGATATTGGCCATGCATATCTTGTACGAAATATTTCCGGAAAGGAATTAGAAGTAAGATGCCTAATATACCTCCGAGCAACGAGCTGATAAATACTTGTGCAAAAGTCACGGTAATTTGTTCCGGATAGCTTTCCTGAAGGATGTATAGAGCAGGAAGTGTGAAGATGGCTCCGGCCACGATGACACCGGAACTGGCTCCGATGGATTGGATAATAACATTCTCTCCCAGAGCATTCTTTCGTTTGGCAGCTCCCGATACGCCGACCGCAATAATAGCGATGGGAATGGCAGCCTCAAAGACTTGTCCTACTTTTAATCCTAAATAGGCTGCTGCTGCAGAAAATAATACTGCCATAACAATACCCCACAATACCGACCAAAGATTAACTTCGGCATATTTCTTATCGGGGCTCATAAGGGGGTTATAGACTTCTCCGGGCTTTAGTTCCCTGAATGCATTCTCCGGCAGAGCCGTTGGTTTCTCTTCTTCGTGTTTCATACTTTATTAATAGACTGTTTAATCACAATTTGTAAATAGCAAAAGTGTTTCAAAGAAAACAAAAAAAAAGGAGAATCGAAAGATTCTCCTTAGCTTGTTATTCTTTTTTTGCTTATTTGGCGTCTTTTGGTGTCATTTCTCCTTCAATATACAGGCGCATCATTTCTGTTTTAGCATTTGTGCGTAGTGTAATTGACTTTTTGAAATGGCCCGGATATTTACCAGTACCGTTATAAGTTACTTTGACGGAACCTTTTTTTCCTGGTTGTATAGGCTCTTTTGTATAATCGGGCACAGTACATCCGCATGAAGCTACCGCCTGATGAATAACCAGCGGCGCATCACCGGTATTGGTAAATGTAAATACACAACTTACTATCGGGTTATTCTCCGAGAAGGTTCCGAAGTCATGTGTAGTGGTATCAAATTTAATTTCGGCTTGACTTTGTGCGCTTGCGTAGCCTACACTCAAAACAAACATAACAACTAGAAAAAATATTTTCTTCATGTTTTTTAGTTTTTAGTAATTTATAATAGAACAAAGGTAGAGCTTTTTTTCAAAAATAATCCTGTATATTTGCGAAATTGTATTAAATAAGTTACAAATATGTTCAAAGTGTCACAATCTATAATAATATTCATGAAAAAAAGAGTTTTATTTCAATTTCTTCTGCTTGTTTCTTTACTGTTTTCTGCCTGTGATGAAAATAATGGAATTACGCTTTCGGGGCTTAAAGTCCGAGATTTCCAAACGGATGTAAATGATCAGTTGACCGATCTTTATGTATTGAAAAACAAGGCCGGTATGGAGGTATGTGTTACTAATTATGGTGCCAGAGTTGTTTCTATTATGGTACCGGACAGATATGGAAAGATGGAAGATGTGGTTTGTGGCTTTGATAATATAGCGAAATATATGGAGAATAAGCAGAACTTCGGTGCTGTGATGGGACGATATATCGGACGCATTTTAAATGCTAATTTTACTCTCGATTCGGTAAATTATCGTTTGATGGCCAATACGGGAGTGCATTGTTCTCACGGAGGAGATCCCGGATTTGCTTCCCGAATATGGCAGGCCGAAAAGTTAGACGATAATACCTTGCGATTAAGTTATTTCTCTCCCGATGGAGAGAATGGTTTTCCCGGTAACCTTAGCACTCAAGTGATTTATTCCGTAACTGATAAAAATGAGTTGGATATTCGCTATGAAGCAGAAACGGATAAGCCAACAGTCATTAATCTCTCCAATCATTGTTTTTTTAATCTTTCGGGCGATTTCAGTACCACAATACTTGATGAGATGCTTACCGTTAATGCCGATAGCTATACGCCGTATGATTCGACAAAATGCGTTACCGGAGAAATTCTTCCTGTAACGGGAACTCCGCTTGATTTTACCTCTGCACATCGTATTGGCGAACGGATTGACACGGACTGGATGCAACTTAATGTTACAAAGGGTTACGATCATAACTGGGTACTTAACACCAAAGGAGATGATACAAAGCCGGCTGCCCGACTGGTTGATGGGCAGAGCGGGCGCACGCTGGATATTTATACCAATGAACCGGGGTTGCAGATTTACACAGCCAATGGTTTAAAAGGAAACTTAGTAGGCAAAAGAAAAAAGGTTTATGAGAGTCGTTGTGCTATTTGCCTGGAAGCCCAACATTTTGCCGATAGCCCTAATAAACCACAGTTCCCTTCTACTGTGTTGCGTCCGGGTGAGAAGTATGACAGCCACTGCATCTTTCGTTTCGGAGTGCTATAGTCTTCGCACTTGAATGTCTTTATTCTCTATTGTTTGTATTTATATGAATTACTTTATATTATTTTGAATTTAGTTGATTATTAATGTTCTCTATGTAACTCAATATTTCATCTCTTCCCAACCTGGTTTCGGCAGAAGAGATGAAATAGGGTGGTAATTCTTCCCATTGCAGGCGCAGCTTGCGCAAGTACATGTTTATATTGCCACGCATTTTACCACCTTTTAGTTTATCGGTCTTTGTAAATACGATCGAAAACGGAACGTCGTTTTCGCCAAGCCATTCCATAAATTCGATGTCTATTTTCTGTGGTTCTAAACGGCTGTCAATCAGTAAAAAGAGATTTGTCATCTGTTCTCGTTCCAAGATGTAATCTTCAATAATTGTACGTATTTGGTCTTGCCCCTTTACTCCGCGTCGGGCATATCCATATCCGGGAAGATCGACAAGAAACCAGTTTTGATTGATCAGAAAATGATTAATTAGCATCGTCTTTCCCGGCGTAGCCGATGTCATGGCCAATCCTTTGCGGGCGGTGAGCATATTTATCAGGCTGGATTTACCAACATTTGAACGGCCGATAAAGGCATATTCCGGTAATGTTCCGGTCGGACACTTTTCGACATCAGTGTTACTTATTACAAATTCAGCACTCGTTATTTCCATTATTTTTTATTATATATGTTTATAATTACTCTTTTTTCCCCTTTTTTCGAGAATATCCATAAGCCGATAAATGTGAGGGCTCCATTGAGCATCAACATTTCGTAACCAAATGTATAGCCTGTTTGCCTGCTGACCGTCCAATCTATGACGTAGCATAGAATAGGGGAGGCGATGGCTATAGCAGGCACCAACCGGTCGTTTGATATCCTGTGGGTAAAAAGGCCAAACCCAAACATGCCCAATAACGGGCCATAAGTATAGGACGCTATGACATAGATGGCGTCAATAATGCTTTTATCATTTCCCAGACGAAACAGACAGATAAATATTACAAGCAATATAGAAAATGCGATGTGTACTTTGTTTCGT from the uncultured Bacteroides sp. genome contains:
- a CDS encoding DUF1573 domain-containing protein, with translation MKKIFFLVVMFVLSVGYASAQSQAEIKFDTTTHDFGTFSENNPIVSCVFTFTNTGDAPLVIHQAVASCGCTVPDYTKEPIQPGKKGSVKVTYNGTGKYPGHFKKSITLRTNAKTEMMRLYIEGEMTPKDAK
- a CDS encoding aldose epimerase family protein, whose translation is MKKRVLFQFLLLVSLLFSACDENNGITLSGLKVRDFQTDVNDQLTDLYVLKNKAGMEVCVTNYGARVVSIMVPDRYGKMEDVVCGFDNIAKYMENKQNFGAVMGRYIGRILNANFTLDSVNYRLMANTGVHCSHGGDPGFASRIWQAEKLDDNTLRLSYFSPDGENGFPGNLSTQVIYSVTDKNELDIRYEAETDKPTVINLSNHCFFNLSGDFSTTILDEMLTVNADSYTPYDSTKCVTGEILPVTGTPLDFTSAHRIGERIDTDWMQLNVTKGYDHNWVLNTKGDDTKPAARLVDGQSGRTLDIYTNEPGLQIYTANGLKGNLVGKRKKVYESRCAICLEAQHFADSPNKPQFPSTVLRPGEKYDSHCIFRFGVL
- the yihA gene encoding ribosome biogenesis GTP-binding protein YihA/YsxC, which encodes MEITSAEFVISNTDVEKCPTGTLPEYAFIGRSNVGKSSLINMLTARKGLAMTSATPGKTMLINHFLINQNWFLVDLPGYGYARRGVKGQDQIRTIIEDYILEREQMTNLFLLIDSRLEPQKIDIEFMEWLGENDVPFSIVFTKTDKLKGGKMRGNINMYLRKLRLQWEELPPYFISSAETRLGRDEILSYIENINNQLNSK